In Exiguobacterium sibiricum 7-3, a genomic segment contains:
- a CDS encoding DnaJ C-terminal domain-containing protein encodes MAKDYYRTLGVEKTASNQEIKRAYRKLAKQYHPDVNQEASADQRFKDIQEAFDVLGDEEKRAQYDQYGSNYERMAGAGYGQSADYDDLFRQFNGRQSRSTGSAGQSFGFEDMFGSFFSQEPEETDEELELTVPLSHLSQNDKVTIRLATGAIQMSLPKDLYDGKKVRLRGKSSKRNRKGIAGDVYVTIHLKDDEQFRRQETDVISTVRVYPTVFVLGGEVVADTLEGKRVKLKIKPGTKPGSRLRIPNRGLSNREGHRGALLVQLEVKLPEMEPAFYEEWENRLSVKE; translated from the coding sequence GTGGCGAAAGACTATTATCGAACGCTTGGTGTCGAGAAGACAGCATCGAACCAGGAAATCAAACGGGCATACCGGAAGCTTGCGAAACAATACCATCCGGACGTCAATCAGGAAGCGAGTGCAGATCAGCGTTTCAAAGATATTCAGGAAGCGTTTGATGTCCTCGGGGATGAAGAAAAACGAGCGCAGTATGATCAATATGGAAGTAACTATGAACGGATGGCTGGAGCAGGGTATGGACAGTCAGCCGACTATGACGATCTTTTCCGCCAATTCAACGGACGTCAATCCCGATCGACCGGATCGGCAGGGCAATCGTTTGGATTTGAAGATATGTTCGGTTCGTTTTTTAGTCAAGAACCGGAAGAAACGGACGAAGAACTCGAATTGACGGTTCCGTTAAGTCATCTGAGTCAAAATGATAAAGTGACGATCCGATTAGCGACAGGTGCCATCCAAATGAGTTTGCCAAAAGATTTGTATGACGGAAAAAAAGTCCGGTTACGCGGGAAAAGTTCGAAACGTAACCGTAAAGGAATCGCGGGAGATGTGTATGTGACGATTCATCTGAAGGATGATGAGCAGTTCCGCCGTCAGGAAACCGATGTCATCTCGACCGTCCGTGTTTATCCGACGGTATTTGTTCTCGGGGGAGAAGTCGTGGCGGATACGTTGGAAGGAAAACGTGTCAAATTGAAAATCAAGCCCGGCACAAAACCCGGGTCCCGTCTCCGTATCCCGAATCGGGGACTCAGTAACCGGGAAGGACATCGCGGTGCCTTGTTGGTACAACTGGAAGTCAAACTGCCGGAAATGGAACCAGCATTTTATGAAGAATGGGAAAATCGTTTATCTGTGAAGGAGTGA
- a CDS encoding YwbE family protein → MDGKKRADVKIGQHVSIVLKQDQRTGKRTEGIVKDLLTKSPNHPHGIKVRLEDGQVGRVQEIL, encoded by the coding sequence ATGGATGGTAAAAAACGCGCCGACGTCAAAATCGGGCAACACGTCAGTATCGTATTAAAACAAGACCAGCGGACAGGAAAACGGACGGAAGGTATCGTCAAGGATCTGTTAACCAAGTCACCGAATCACCCGCACGGTATCAAAGTCCGTCTCGAAGACGGGCAAGTCGGTCGGGTTCAGGAAATCTTATAA
- a CDS encoding MurR/RpiR family transcriptional regulator produces the protein MKGGIFSQINAVHEELPSSSRKVADFVLAHMNEIAGMTIHHLAEESGTSAAAVVRFCRALGLKGYPELRMRISADTARTDLKGYHDIEKNERPADLVEKTVSNSIQALQDTAKQLSEDRIAEATDILDQARAIYFYGIGASNVVALDAAQKWTRVGKLTIQESDQHLVATILANASPDDVFFAISYSGETEEVVELIRLAKIRGLKVISLTRFGDNRVSQLADIALWTSRAPEAPLRSAALSSRLAQLFAIDVLFLSYAAVHYDDTIERLQYTRESVKMLHSKK, from the coding sequence ATGAAAGGTGGTATTTTTTCACAGATTAACGCTGTCCACGAAGAGTTGCCTTCTTCTTCGCGGAAAGTCGCTGATTTTGTTTTAGCGCATATGAATGAAATCGCGGGGATGACGATTCATCATTTAGCCGAGGAATCGGGAACAAGTGCCGCAGCTGTCGTCCGTTTTTGCAGGGCACTCGGTTTAAAAGGATATCCAGAACTCCGGATGCGGATTTCAGCGGATACGGCACGAACAGATTTAAAGGGGTATCATGATATTGAAAAAAATGAACGGCCTGCTGACTTAGTGGAAAAAACGGTCAGCAACAGCATTCAAGCCTTACAAGATACGGCGAAACAATTGAGTGAAGACCGGATTGCCGAAGCGACGGATATATTGGACCAGGCACGGGCGATTTACTTTTACGGGATTGGTGCATCGAACGTCGTCGCACTGGATGCCGCCCAAAAATGGACACGTGTCGGGAAACTGACGATTCAGGAATCGGATCAACATCTCGTTGCGACGATTCTTGCGAATGCCAGCCCGGATGATGTCTTTTTTGCGATTTCCTACAGCGGGGAAACCGAGGAAGTCGTCGAGTTGATCCGGCTCGCCAAGATTCGCGGGCTGAAGGTCATCAGTTTGACGCGGTTCGGGGATAATCGTGTCAGTCAACTGGCGGATATCGCCTTATGGACGTCACGGGCTCCGGAAGCGCCGTTACGCAGTGCGGCCTTGAGTTCGCGTCTCGCCCAGTTGTTTGCGATTGATGTATTGTTTTTATCCTATGCCGCCGTCCATTATGACGATACGATTGAACGGCTGCAGTATACACGGGAAAGTGTCAAGATGTTGCACAGTAAAAAATAG
- a CDS encoding amidohydrolase, whose translation MKQTVEEMVEQLFPVMVERRRYLHQHPELSFHEVDTPQFIADRLTELGIEVRTGVGGRGVVGTIRGGKPGKTVALRADFDALPIQDEKTVDYRSTVPGVMHACGHDGHTATLLAVAEILVRQKEQLAGNVVLIHQHAEEVVPGGARDMVADGCLDGVDVIFGTHLWSTTKLGTIGYRVGPVMAAADKFELTLFGRGGHGAKPHETIDAVVLGATIVKELQSIVSRRLDPLQQAVLTIGTLHAGNTFNVIADSAELTGTIRTFDPAVAEQIVREMERTIKGVCDAAGATYSFTYERGYPAVVNHPEETNLLRTVASDIMGAEHVFEIAPTMGGEDFAYYLQQVPGTFFFTGAGDETFYPHHHPKFDFEEQAMQHAARILIEVTLRYLEHSGN comes from the coding sequence ATGAAACAGACGGTGGAAGAGATGGTGGAGCAGTTATTTCCAGTGATGGTCGAACGGCGCCGGTATTTACATCAACATCCGGAGTTATCGTTTCATGAAGTCGATACCCCGCAATTCATTGCGGACCGGTTGACGGAGCTTGGAATTGAAGTCCGGACCGGTGTCGGCGGACGTGGTGTGGTCGGAACGATTCGCGGAGGGAAACCGGGAAAAACGGTCGCACTGCGGGCAGATTTTGATGCATTGCCGATTCAGGATGAAAAAACCGTGGATTACCGGTCGACCGTACCCGGTGTCATGCATGCATGCGGGCATGACGGACATACAGCGACGCTGCTTGCAGTCGCAGAAATTCTTGTCCGCCAAAAGGAACAGTTGGCAGGAAATGTCGTCTTGATTCATCAACACGCGGAAGAAGTCGTTCCGGGCGGGGCACGGGACATGGTTGCCGACGGATGCCTCGACGGTGTCGACGTCATTTTCGGAACCCATTTGTGGTCGACGACGAAACTTGGAACGATTGGTTATCGGGTTGGTCCTGTCATGGCAGCGGCCGATAAGTTCGAGCTGACACTGTTCGGGCGCGGAGGACATGGCGCGAAGCCACACGAAACGATTGATGCCGTCGTACTCGGGGCGACCATTGTCAAAGAATTACAAAGTATTGTCAGCCGGCGTCTCGATCCGCTTCAGCAAGCGGTCTTGACCATCGGTACACTCCATGCCGGGAATACGTTTAATGTCATTGCCGACAGTGCGGAACTGACCGGGACGATCCGGACGTTTGATCCAGCAGTCGCCGAACAAATCGTCCGGGAAATGGAACGGACGATTAAAGGGGTGTGTGACGCGGCGGGAGCGACCTATTCGTTTACGTACGAAAGAGGGTATCCGGCGGTCGTCAACCATCCGGAAGAAACGAACCTTTTGCGGACTGTTGCGTCTGACATCATGGGTGCGGAGCACGTCTTTGAAATTGCTCCGACGATGGGCGGTGAAGACTTCGCGTATTATTTGCAACAAGTGCCTGGTACCTTTTTCTTTACGGGCGCAGGAGACGAAACCTTTTATCCCCATCATCATCCGAAGTTTGATTTTGAAGAACAGGCGATGCAGCATGCGGCCCGGATCTTAATCGAAGTGACCTTACGTTACCTCGAACATTCCGGTAATTGA